One part of the Topomyia yanbarensis strain Yona2022 unplaced genomic scaffold, ASM3024719v1 HiC_scaffold_24, whole genome shotgun sequence genome encodes these proteins:
- the LOC131695026 gene encoding uncharacterized protein LOC131695026, translating into MVKESGWICCDKCSSWDHLSCVRINDSLIDDVQSYTFYCENCSVRGTLIAKGSNTTSGSDEVSLLRKTVQDLSTQIVNLQAELDTLRSSSKQQIDRIQCKVNNDNQRDTKCVAQTTLVSSIEEKLEILEAGAKLAATCSQSVNCRHLNVGGLERHIDGVKLLLDSNQYHIFAVTETKYKPSSPIGPIRIPAYNFVRHSLPCGRGRGTKTCGGIGIYVRKGIKATPVLKSIFDPTTPIGLRIEFLAIQIRINDLNLGVVTFYNPLCSNPYFSQVYEKVLIDLLDYGFDRLFIVGDFNINVKSPHQTTNLAALNHINSTFNLTILPTGPTRVTENTSTTIDLLITDSPNSVIKSKTSTGNTISDHDVVYLLTNIRIQRSNPQIISVRNIHSINPLRLQADFQSKDLRPFFAAGDSTTKAEQLTSVLRELLQHHAPERNVTVRDKHTPWISEEIRRAVKLRNLAYTLYSRNPNRMRGDNQWQEYTRTRDRSNSLIFTAKKSYAELHFDHNLPAKKLWCNLRREGIHNNARNNTPVEEINAEELNNFFSVGHRQLQPAGHHRTPNEPSHRTAVDHGEPDFNFRHTNIDEICRKIHEIGTNATGSDEIPISFIKQLCPFILPALSHLFNSIIDTRSFPSNWKKALITPIPKLSNPTEPKDFRPISVLPALSKVLEKILLAQITDHLDNPNAPLLAKYQSGYRKGYSTTTALTKVVHDIYAGFGSNQCTVMVLVDFSLAFNCVDHRILETKLRDEFHFSQAACNLISSFLAHRKQSVRLGDRISSDRHVLDGTPQGSCLSALLFSLYINSLPLFLRCNYHLYADDLQVYVSGPAADIDVLVQYINDDLEAIATWARMNRLSPNPKKTQHGEPKFGSNAKTLVDLLN; encoded by the exons ATGGTAAAGGAATCAG GCTGGATTTGCTGTGACAAGTGCTCGTCATGGGATCATCTAAGCTGCGTTCGGATCAACGATTCGCTGATCGACGATGTTCAGAGCTACACGTTTTACTGCGAAAACTGCTCGGTCCGAGGGACGCTAATCGCGAAAGGATCGAATACAACTTCCGGCAGTGACGAGGTATCACTACTGAGGAAAACTGTCCAAGATTTATCTACGCAAATCGTGAATCTTCAGGCTGAGCTTGACACGCTACGGTCCTCAAGCAAGCAGCAGATTGATCGTATCCAGTGCAAGGTAAACAATGACAATCAGCGGGACACCAAATGTGTAGCTCAAACCACTTTGGTCAGCAGCATCGAAGAGAAGCTGGAAATTCTCGAAGCAGGTGCAAAACTAGCCGCTACTTGTTCTCAATCAGTGAACTGCC GCCATCTCAACGTTGGAGGGCTTGAGCGCCACATCGACGGCGTGAAACTATTACTCGATAGCAACCAATACCACATCTTCGCGGTAACTGAAACCAAATATAAACCATCTAGTCCAATCGGTCCAATCCGGATCCCAGCTTACAATTTCGTCAGGCATTCACTACCATGTGGAAGAGGTCGTGGCACTAAAACCTGCGGCGGAATCGGGATTTACGTTCGAAAAGGGATAAAAGCAACACCAGTACTTAAATCAATCTTCGACCCGACAACCCCCATCGGACTAAGGATAGAATTTCTCGCTATCCAGATCAGAATTAACGACCTGAACTTAGGTGTAGTGACTTTTTACAACCCATTATGCTCCAATCCCTACTTCAGCCAGGTGTACGAAAAAGTTCTCATCGATCTGCTTGATTATGGATTCGATAGACTGTTCATCGTAGGCGATTTTAACATTAACGTTAAGTCGCCTCACCAGACAACGAACCTTGCAGCGCTTAACCACATCAACTCTACATTTAACCTCACGATTCTCCCAACCGGTCCCACTCGTGTTACCGAAAACACCTCGACTACAATTGACCTGCTAATTACAGACTCGCCTAACTCTGTGATCAAATCGAAGACTTCAACCGGCAACACCATTTCCGATCACGACGTGGTTTATCTTCTGACCAACATCAGGATACAGAGATCTAACCCACAAATAATTAGCGTAAGAAATATACACTCCATCAACCCTCTCCGATTGCAAGCTGATTTTCAATCAAAGGATCTGCGACCGTTCTTTGCTGCAGGGGATTCGACCACAAAAGCTGAACAGCTGACCTCTGTGCTGAGAGAATTACTGCAACATCACGCGCCAGAACGCAATGTAACTGTACGCGACAAACATACACCTTGGATTTCAGAAGAAATCAGAAGAGCTGTGAAACTCAGGAATTTAGCGTATACCTTATACTCCCGAAACCCCAACAGGATGCGTGGGGACAACCAGTGGCAAGAATACACCAGAACGAGAGACAGATCCAACTCCCTAATCTTTACAGCTAAGAAGAGTTACGCCGAGCTACACTTCGACCACAATCTGCCTGCAAAAAAGTTATGGTGCAACTTGAGAAGGGAGGGGATCCATAACAATGCGAGAAATAACACACCTGTTGAAGAAATCAATGCTGAGGAATTGAACAACTTCTTCAGCGTTGGACACAGACAATTACAACCTGCAGGCCATCACAGGACGCCTAATGAACCATCCCACCGCACGGCAGTTGACCACGGAGAACCCGATTTCAACTTCCGCCACACTAATATTGATGAAATTTGCCGAAAGATTCATGAAATAGGTACCAACGCTACAGGTTCTGACGAAATCCCGATCTCATTCATCAAACAGCTATGCCCTTTCATCCTCCCAGCCCTCTCTCACTTATTCAATTCGATCATAGATACCAGATCTTTCCCCTCAAATTGGAAGAAAGCTTTAATTACTCCGATCCCGAAGCTATCAAACCCCACCGAACCTAAGGACTTTCGACCAATAAGCGTCCTGCCAGCATTATCGAAAGTTCTAGAAAAAATTCTACTTGCGCAAATCACAGATCATCTCGATAATCCGAACGCTCCGCTGTTAGCAAAGTATCAATCTGGATACCGAAAAGGATATAGCACGACCACTGCTTTAACGAAAGTCGTTCACGACATTTACGCCGGGTTCGGCAGCAACCAATGCACCGTCATGGTGCTGGTCGACTTCTCGCTGGCCTTCAACTGTGTGGATCATCGCATTTTAGAAACAAAACTCCGCGATGAGTTCCACTTTTCTCAAGCCGCCTGCAACTTAATATCATCCTTTCTCGCACACAGAAAACAGTCAGTGCGCTTAGGTGATAGAATATCAAGCGACCGTCATGTCCTAGATGGTACACCACAAGGCTCTTGTTTAAGCGCACTGCTCTTCAGTTTATACATCAACAGCTTGCCGTTGTTCCTCAGATGCAACTACCACCTCTACGCGGACGACCTACAAGTGTACGTATCTGGTCCAGCAGCCGACATTGACGTCCTTGTCCAGTATATCAACGATGATCTCGAAGCAATAGCTACGTGGGCCAGAATGAACCGCTTATCTCCTAACCCGAAAAAAACACAACACGGAGAACCAAAATTCGGCTCAAATGCGAAAACCTTAGTTGATTTACTGAATTGA